The following coding sequences lie in one Rutidosis leptorrhynchoides isolate AG116_Rl617_1_P2 chromosome 4, CSIRO_AGI_Rlap_v1, whole genome shotgun sequence genomic window:
- the LOC139841360 gene encoding probable serine/threonine-protein kinase PBL22 produces MDSPTHRIPVTEGTQSSSGAFSLSFPPENDTIQVNNHLSISITNQENNDDNLKITFKDLKLATENFHVSNCVGGGGFGNVYKGKLPQSDHMIVAKKLDTQGGQGEQQFRNELQILFKYKHENIIGLVGYCDEENEKIIVYLYEPRGSLDRYLSDARLNWIKRLNICIEVATALDFLHRGIGKQATVIHRDIKTANIMLTSD; encoded by the exons ATGGATAGTCCCACCCACCGAATACCAGTAACAGAAGGTACTCAGAGTTCTAGTGGAGCCTTCTCTTTATCTTTTCCACCTGAGAACGATACAATCCAAGTCAATAATCATCTTTCAATATCGATAACAAATCAG GAAAACAATGACGACAACCTCAAGATTACATTTAAAGATCTAAAATTGGCCACAGAAAACTTCCATGTTAGCAATTGTGTTGGTGGAGGGGGATTTGGAAATGTTTATAAAGGAAAACTTCCACAAAGTGATCATATGATTGTTGCGAAGAAATTGGATACACAGGGTGGTCAAGGGGAACAACAATTTCGTAATGAGCTCCAAATTCTTTTTAAGTATAAGCATGAAAATATCATCGGGCTTGTAGGCTATTGTGATGAAGAAAATGAAAAAATCATCGTTTATCTGTATGAACCTAGAGGAAGTCTTGATAGGTATTTGAGTGATGCTCGTCTCAATTGGATAAAAAGACTTAACATATGTATTGAAGTTGCAACCGCATTGGATTTTCTTCATAGAGGAATTGGAAAACAAGCAACGGTGATACATAGGGATATCAAAACCGCTAACATTATGCTAACTAGCGATTGA